A genomic stretch from Corynebacterium faecale includes:
- the rplU gene encoding 50S ribosomal protein L21, protein MYAIVKTGGKQYKVAEGDLVKVEKIEGEPGASVALTPVLLVDGADVTTAADKLASVSVNTEIVEHAKGPKIKILKYKNKTGYKKRQGHRQKLTVLKVTGIK, encoded by the coding sequence ATGTATGCGATCGTCAAGACCGGCGGAAAGCAGTACAAGGTTGCCGAAGGCGACCTCGTAAAGGTCGAGAAGATCGAGGGTGAGCCGGGTGCCTCCGTAGCTCTCACCCCGGTTCTGCTCGTCGATGGTGCCGATGTAACCACCGCTGCTGACAAGCTTGCTTCCGTCAGCGTCAACACCGAGATCGTCGAGCACGCCAAGGGCCCGAAGATCAAGATCCTGAAGTACAAGAACAAGACCGGTTACAAGAAGCGCCAGGGACACCGTCAGAAGCTGACCGTCCTGAAGGTCACCGGAATCAAGTAA
- the proB gene encoding glutamate 5-kinase encodes MRERIANAKRVVVKIGSSSLTSDEDGHTVDPNRINTIVNALQARMEADSDLIVVSSGSVAAGMAPLGLTTRPTDLSTKQAAAAVGQVHLMHQWGRSFARYGRPVGQVLLTAGDAGQRDRARNAQRTIDRLRMLGVIPIVNENDTVATTGVNFGDNDRLAAIVAHLVSADALVLLSDVDGLFDRNPTDPGARFISEVRDGRDLKGVIAGDGGKVGTGGMGSKVSAARLASRSGVPVLLTSAANIGPALEHAQVGTVFHPKENRLSAWKFWALYAADTAGKIRLDQGAMEAVTSGGKSLLAVGITEIVGDFRAGEIVEILGPSGQIVGRGEVSYDAETLLPMLGMQTQELPDDLQRPVVHADYLSNYASRA; translated from the coding sequence ATGCGTGAGCGAATCGCCAATGCCAAGCGAGTGGTGGTGAAGATCGGTTCCTCATCGCTCACCAGTGATGAAGATGGCCACACCGTTGATCCGAACCGCATCAACACCATCGTCAATGCCCTGCAGGCCCGCATGGAAGCTGACTCCGATCTGATCGTGGTGTCCTCCGGTTCCGTGGCCGCGGGTATGGCACCACTGGGGTTGACCACCCGCCCAACAGATCTGTCCACCAAGCAGGCGGCAGCGGCTGTGGGCCAGGTCCACCTCATGCACCAGTGGGGACGCTCCTTTGCTCGTTATGGCCGCCCCGTGGGGCAGGTGCTGCTCACCGCGGGTGATGCGGGGCAGCGTGACCGGGCGCGCAATGCACAGCGGACCATTGATCGTCTGCGCATGCTGGGTGTCATCCCGATTGTGAATGAGAATGACACCGTGGCCACCACCGGTGTGAATTTCGGTGACAATGACCGTCTGGCGGCCATCGTCGCCCACCTGGTCAGCGCGGATGCCCTGGTGTTGCTCAGTGACGTGGACGGACTCTTCGACCGCAACCCGACTGACCCCGGTGCGCGGTTCATCTCCGAGGTGCGTGACGGCAGGGATCTTAAAGGTGTGATCGCCGGTGACGGTGGAAAGGTCGGCACCGGTGGCATGGGTTCCAAGGTGTCCGCGGCGCGTCTGGCCTCCCGCAGTGGTGTGCCGGTGCTGCTGACCTCGGCTGCCAACATTGGCCCTGCACTGGAGCATGCCCAGGTGGGCACCGTGTTCCACCCCAAGGAAAACCGCCTGTCCGCGTGGAAATTCTGGGCCCTCTACGCCGCTGATACTGCCGGAAAGATCCGCCTGGATCAGGGCGCTATGGAGGCCGTCACCTCCGGTGGAAAGTCGCTCCTGGCGGTCGGCATCACCGAGATCGTTGGTGATTTCCGCGCCGGGGAAATCGTGGAGATCCTCGGGCCCAGTGGGCAGATCGTCGGTCGTGGTGAGGTCAGCTATGACGCGGAAACCCTTCTGCCCATGCTGGGAATGCAGACCCAGGAACTCCCTGATGATCTACAGCGGCCTGTGGTGCACGCGGACTACCTCTCGAATTACGCCAGCCGGGCGTAA
- a CDS encoding D-isomer specific 2-hydroxyacid dehydrogenase family protein, which yields MKFVMIPHVWEDTAAAIEAGGHQQVTDLNDADLLFFNGSAPEFPELPDNIKIVQASMAGIDALVRRGVVTDQARWANAGGLYADTVAESSVALLLAQLHRHNITARRKTWARGEVQRTKQWLYDEKTVAIMGAGGIGLRLIELLKPFGVRIIAVNNSGRPVEGADETFAMSDADHVWSEADYFVMLMPLTEATTGIVNRETLGKMKPTAVVVNVGRGPLVNTDDLVEAIQNGTIAGAALDVTDPEPLPDGHPLWDLDDVVITPHTANTYERIRSLTGPLTVRNIELFEAGEQMETEVDVVAGY from the coding sequence ATGAAGTTTGTCATGATTCCCCATGTCTGGGAGGACACCGCCGCCGCGATCGAGGCCGGCGGGCACCAGCAGGTGACCGATCTGAACGACGCTGACCTGCTGTTCTTTAACGGTTCCGCGCCGGAGTTCCCCGAGCTGCCCGACAATATCAAGATCGTGCAGGCCTCCATGGCTGGCATTGATGCGCTGGTGCGCCGCGGTGTGGTCACCGATCAGGCACGTTGGGCGAACGCCGGTGGCCTCTACGCGGACACCGTGGCGGAATCCTCCGTGGCGCTGCTGCTCGCACAGCTGCACCGCCACAACATCACCGCACGCCGCAAGACCTGGGCGCGCGGCGAGGTGCAGCGCACCAAGCAGTGGCTTTACGACGAAAAAACCGTCGCCATCATGGGCGCTGGCGGCATCGGACTGCGTCTCATCGAATTATTGAAGCCCTTTGGTGTGCGCATCATCGCCGTGAATAACTCCGGCCGACCCGTCGAGGGAGCCGATGAAACCTTCGCCATGTCTGATGCAGATCATGTGTGGTCCGAGGCTGATTATTTTGTCATGCTCATGCCGCTGACCGAAGCCACCACGGGCATTGTCAACCGCGAGACCCTGGGCAAGATGAAGCCCACCGCCGTGGTGGTCAATGTGGGCCGTGGTCCGCTCGTGAACACCGATGACCTGGTGGAGGCCATCCAGAACGGCACCATCGCGGGTGCGGCACTGGATGTCACTGATCCCGAACCCCTCCCGGACGGACACCCGTTGTGGGACCTGGATGATGTGGTGATCACCCCACACACCGCGAATACCTATGAGCGCATCCGTTCCCTGACGGGGCCGCTGACCGTGCGCAACATTGAACTCTTCGAGGCCGGCGAACAGATGGAGACCGAAGTGGACGTGGTCGCCGGGTACTAG
- a CDS encoding glutamate-5-semialdehyde dehydrogenase, with the protein MTSQNSDTRIRENEREEVLAKAAAAKKVAPEVAQLGTGVKNQILLAAAEALIERSAEIIKANEEDIASGRANGLEESLIDRLSLDNDRIEGIAYGLRQVAGLTDPVGEVLRGHVMENGIQMRQIRVPLGVMGMVYEARPNVTVDAFGLALKSGNVALLRGSSTAVHSNTVLVGILQDVVARFDLPRETVQLLPCETRDSVQDLITARGLVDVVIPRGGAGLINAVVMGATVPTIETGTGNCHFYIDAEGDLDSAIAMLINGKTRRCSVCNATETALIDAALPDADKLKIVQALQEAGVTIHGRVAELEAFGATDVIEATETDWDSEYLSFDIAVAVVDGVDAAIDHIEKYSTHHTEAIATSNVFTAQRFADRVDAAAVMINASTAFTDGEQYGMGAEIGISTQKLHARGPMALPELTSTKWILQGTGQTRP; encoded by the coding sequence ATGACTTCACAGAACTCAGATACCCGTATCCGTGAAAATGAACGAGAAGAAGTACTGGCCAAGGCTGCAGCCGCCAAGAAGGTAGCCCCCGAGGTCGCCCAGCTGGGCACCGGTGTGAAGAACCAGATCCTGCTCGCAGCAGCAGAGGCACTCATTGAGCGCTCCGCAGAGATCATTAAAGCCAACGAAGAAGATATCGCCTCCGGTCGTGCCAACGGACTGGAAGAATCCCTCATTGATCGCCTGTCCCTGGACAATGACCGCATCGAAGGTATCGCATATGGCCTGCGGCAGGTCGCTGGCCTCACCGATCCGGTCGGTGAGGTGTTGCGTGGGCATGTCATGGAAAATGGCATTCAGATGCGCCAGATCCGGGTGCCGCTCGGAGTGATGGGCATGGTCTACGAGGCCCGCCCCAATGTCACCGTGGATGCCTTCGGCCTGGCACTGAAATCCGGCAACGTGGCCCTGCTCCGTGGTTCCTCCACCGCGGTGCACTCCAATACCGTCCTCGTCGGGATCCTGCAGGATGTGGTTGCCAGGTTCGATCTGCCACGCGAGACGGTTCAGTTGCTGCCATGTGAGACCCGCGATTCGGTCCAGGACCTCATCACCGCCCGTGGTCTGGTGGATGTTGTGATTCCCCGTGGTGGCGCAGGTCTGATCAACGCGGTGGTCATGGGGGCAACCGTGCCCACCATCGAAACCGGTACCGGCAATTGCCACTTCTACATTGATGCCGAGGGTGATCTGGATTCGGCCATCGCCATGCTCATCAACGGCAAGACCCGCCGGTGCAGTGTCTGCAATGCCACGGAAACCGCCCTCATTGATGCCGCGCTCCCTGATGCGGACAAGCTCAAGATCGTCCAGGCACTCCAGGAGGCCGGCGTGACCATCCACGGTCGTGTCGCTGAGCTTGAGGCCTTCGGTGCCACCGATGTCATCGAAGCCACCGAGACCGACTGGGACTCTGAGTACCTCTCCTTCGACATTGCTGTCGCAGTTGTGGATGGGGTGGATGCTGCGATCGATCACATCGAGAAGTACAGCACCCACCACACCGAGGCGATTGCCACCAGCAACGTCTTCACCGCGCAGCGTTTCGCCGACCGCGTGGATGCCGCGGCAGTGATGATCAATGCTTCCACCGCCTTCACCGACGGTGAGCAGTACGGCATGGGCGCGGAGATCGGTATCTCCACCCAGAAGCTGCACGCGCGTGGCCCGATGGCACTGCCGGAGCTGACCTCCACCAAGTGGATCCTGCAGGGCACAGGCCAGACCCGCCCATAA
- the rpmA gene encoding 50S ribosomal protein L27: protein MATKKGASSSSNGRDSEAKRLGVKRFGGQQVNAGEILVRQRGTKFHPGENVGRGGDDTLFALKTGAVEFATKRNRRVVNIVENESVDA, encoded by the coding sequence ATGGCAACCAAGAAGGGTGCATCCAGCTCCAGCAACGGTCGTGACTCTGAGGCCAAGCGCCTTGGTGTTAAGCGATTCGGTGGCCAGCAGGTGAACGCAGGAGAGATCCTCGTTCGTCAGCGCGGCACCAAGTTCCACCCGGGCGAGAACGTCGGTCGCGGTGGCGACGACACCCTCTTCGCTCTGAAGACCGGTGCAGTCGAGTTCGCTACCAAGCGTAACCGTCGCGTCGTGAACATCGTCGAGAACGAGTCTGTCGACGCATAA
- the obgE gene encoding GTPase ObgE codes for MNRFIDRVVLHLAAGDGGDGCVSVHREKFKPLGGPNGGNGGHGGDIILEVSPQVHTLLDFHYHPHVKAPRGTNGAGADRHGARGENLTLKVPAGTVVLDAKGETLADLTTVGMKFVAAAGGQGGLGNAALASRARKAPGFALNGEPGEQHDLILELKSMADVGLVGFPSAGKSSLISVMSAAKPKIGDYPFTTLQPNLGVVNVGHETFVMADVPGLIPGASEGKGLGLEFLRHIERTSVLVHVVDTASMDPGRDPISDIEALEAELSAYQSALDEDTGLGDLSERPRVVALNKADVPEAEELAEFLKKDIEEQFGWPVFIISAVAQKGLDPLRYKLLEIVQQARKKRPKEKLAESVIITPKPVDGRRRRAEFEIKKDPENPGGFLVVGEKPERWILQTDFDNDEAVGYLADRLAKLGVEDKLRKAGAQTGSEVTIGGVTFEWEPMTSAVDLGASPRGTDMRLEQTDRISASERKRASQVRRGLIDEFDYGDGEEASRERWEG; via the coding sequence ATGAACCGCTTTATTGACCGCGTTGTTCTTCATCTCGCCGCTGGCGACGGAGGCGACGGCTGTGTCTCGGTGCACCGTGAAAAATTCAAACCCCTCGGCGGCCCCAACGGTGGCAACGGTGGACATGGTGGTGACATCATCCTCGAGGTGAGCCCCCAGGTGCACACCCTGCTGGACTTCCACTACCACCCGCACGTGAAGGCTCCACGTGGAACCAACGGTGCAGGTGCTGACCGTCATGGTGCCCGCGGAGAGAACCTCACCCTCAAGGTGCCGGCCGGCACCGTCGTGCTGGATGCCAAGGGCGAAACCCTCGCAGACCTGACCACCGTGGGCATGAAGTTTGTTGCCGCAGCAGGTGGCCAGGGTGGTCTGGGTAACGCAGCCCTGGCCTCCCGTGCCCGCAAGGCCCCCGGTTTCGCACTCAACGGTGAGCCGGGTGAGCAGCATGATCTCATCCTGGAACTGAAGTCCATGGCTGATGTCGGACTGGTGGGTTTCCCATCGGCCGGCAAGTCCTCCCTGATCTCAGTGATGTCCGCAGCCAAGCCGAAGATCGGTGACTACCCCTTCACCACGCTTCAGCCGAACCTGGGCGTGGTCAACGTGGGACATGAAACCTTCGTCATGGCTGATGTGCCGGGTCTGATCCCGGGCGCATCCGAGGGCAAGGGCCTGGGACTGGAGTTCCTGCGCCACATCGAACGCACCTCCGTGCTGGTACATGTGGTGGACACCGCCTCCATGGATCCCGGCCGTGACCCCATCTCTGACATCGAGGCACTCGAGGCGGAACTGTCCGCCTACCAGTCCGCCCTGGATGAGGACACCGGACTGGGCGATCTGAGTGAACGTCCCCGCGTGGTGGCTCTGAACAAGGCTGATGTGCCTGAGGCGGAGGAACTCGCGGAGTTTCTGAAGAAGGATATTGAGGAACAGTTCGGCTGGCCGGTGTTCATCATTTCCGCGGTCGCTCAGAAGGGCTTGGACCCACTGCGCTATAAGCTGCTTGAAATTGTCCAGCAGGCCCGTAAGAAGCGTCCGAAGGAGAAGCTGGCGGAGAGCGTGATCATCACGCCGAAGCCGGTGGATGGCCGTCGTCGTCGCGCTGAGTTCGAGATCAAGAAGGACCCGGAGAACCCCGGTGGCTTCCTGGTTGTTGGTGAGAAGCCGGAACGTTGGATCCTGCAGACCGATTTCGACAACGATGAAGCCGTGGGGTACCTCGCTGACCGTCTGGCCAAGCTGGGTGTGGAGGACAAGCTCCGCAAGGCCGGCGCCCAGACCGGTTCCGAGGTCACCATCGGTGGCGTCACCTTCGAATGGGAGCCGATGACCTCCGCTGTGGATCTCGGTGCTTCCCCGCGTGGTACGGATATGCGCCTGGAGCAGACCGACCGCATCTCTGCTTCCGAACGTAAGCGTGCCTCCCAGGTGCGTCGTGGCCTCATCGATGAATTTGATTATGGCGATGGCGAAGAGGCTTCCCGCGAGCGTTGGGAAGGCTAG
- a CDS encoding PE-PPE domain-containing protein, whose product MSIFGSVMKSAVAALSAALLLAGPAGAVSSGSSGSSGSSASSAVDSLSSGSSNLLDRLFPETDEQFLERVTKPLDDSYIPLHPVLQEELYYQVFDPPQMGECPAVTVIAARGSEQNSQIRPARYSEEAPWTSNGFEERNLRHLFGRMEQQHVRDTGESLMKNVYVMGLSHIDYPAAMPLSSDGSTAIEFGSSLITGRESVMEAIDRFEMETGCRSQYLLVGYSQGVLVVDGQEPELIDRDQYVGTLLVANPALRADDPTIIGHRSAAGGLISSVDEPTLHHPNKINYCLPGDVVCDRDGEQFSTSGSSLAGAYLSTGESRGGRAHLQYFVTRQIWDEEVMSTVSGWISDAVARAG is encoded by the coding sequence ATGAGCATATTCGGTTCTGTGATGAAGTCAGCTGTTGCCGCCCTGTCAGCAGCCCTCCTGCTGGCAGGTCCGGCAGGGGCCGTCAGCAGCGGATCGTCCGGGTCCTCCGGGTCCTCTGCCTCCTCCGCTGTGGATTCGCTCAGCAGTGGCTCCAGTAACCTCCTGGACAGGCTCTTTCCCGAGACTGACGAGCAGTTCCTCGAACGGGTAACCAAGCCGCTGGATGATTCCTATATCCCCCTGCACCCGGTGCTGCAGGAGGAGCTGTACTACCAGGTTTTTGATCCACCACAGATGGGGGAATGCCCCGCCGTCACGGTGATTGCGGCGCGGGGCAGTGAACAGAACTCACAGATCCGTCCTGCCAGGTACAGCGAGGAAGCGCCGTGGACCTCCAACGGGTTCGAGGAACGCAACCTCCGGCACTTGTTCGGTCGCATGGAACAGCAGCATGTCCGGGATACCGGGGAGTCCCTGATGAAGAATGTTTATGTCATGGGGTTGAGCCATATCGACTACCCGGCGGCCATGCCACTGTCCTCTGACGGGTCGACGGCCATCGAATTCGGATCATCGCTCATCACCGGACGGGAGAGCGTGATGGAGGCCATCGACCGGTTTGAGATGGAGACAGGCTGCCGATCGCAGTATCTACTGGTGGGTTATTCCCAGGGTGTGCTGGTGGTGGATGGACAGGAACCTGAGTTGATTGACCGGGACCAGTACGTGGGAACACTCCTGGTTGCCAACCCCGCACTCCGTGCTGATGATCCCACCATCATCGGTCATAGGTCGGCCGCGGGCGGTCTGATCAGTTCGGTCGATGAACCCACCCTGCATCATCCCAATAAGATCAACTATTGTCTGCCCGGTGATGTGGTGTGTGACCGTGATGGTGAGCAGTTCTCCACATCTGGATCCTCGCTGGCAGGGGCGTATCTCAGCACGGGAGAATCCCGTGGGGGCAGGGCGCATCTACAGTACTTTGTCACCCGCCAGATCTGGGATGAAGAGGTCATGTCCACGGTGTCCGGTTGGATCTCAGACGCCGTCGCCCGCGCCGGGTAA
- a CDS encoding aldo/keto reductase, producing the protein MSIVGIGQFFGSPEEERDKLLQALMGGKRQTTKPADIPQVRLNDGNTIPQLGFGVFKVDPAETERVVSEALEVGYRHIDTAAFYGNEEGVGRAIANSGIPREKLFVTTKLWPSRFDDAEAAFTESLDKLGMDYVDLFLLHWPAPRNNNFIQAWQALEQLGERSRSIGVCNFLPEHLSALIDETTIVPAVNQIELHPALQQRDIQEASKAAGIAIESWGPLGQGKYDLSKEAPIAAAAQKHGKTLAQVVIRWHIQHGFIVFPKTVSRARMEENFAVLDFELTAEEMVAIDNLERGARGGSHPNDIN; encoded by the coding sequence ATGTCGATTGTAGGTATTGGCCAGTTTTTCGGTTCACCCGAGGAGGAACGTGACAAGCTGCTCCAGGCTCTGATGGGTGGGAAGAGGCAGACCACGAAGCCGGCGGACATCCCGCAGGTGAGGTTGAATGATGGGAACACCATTCCGCAGTTGGGTTTTGGTGTGTTCAAGGTGGATCCGGCGGAGACTGAGCGGGTGGTCAGTGAGGCTCTGGAGGTTGGTTATCGCCACATTGATACCGCGGCTTTCTACGGCAATGAGGAGGGTGTGGGTCGCGCCATCGCCAACTCTGGCATCCCCCGGGAGAAGCTGTTTGTCACCACCAAGTTGTGGCCGAGCCGTTTCGATGATGCGGAGGCTGCCTTCACTGAGTCCCTGGATAAACTCGGCATGGATTATGTGGACCTGTTTCTGCTGCATTGGCCCGCGCCGCGCAACAACAACTTCATCCAGGCCTGGCAGGCCCTGGAGCAGCTGGGTGAGCGGTCGCGGTCCATCGGCGTGTGCAACTTTCTGCCTGAGCACCTGAGTGCGCTTATCGACGAAACAACGATCGTCCCCGCCGTCAACCAGATCGAATTACATCCTGCTCTTCAGCAGCGTGATATCCAGGAGGCCTCGAAAGCGGCGGGCATCGCGATTGAATCATGGGGACCTCTCGGCCAGGGCAAATACGATCTGTCCAAGGAAGCTCCCATCGCCGCCGCTGCGCAGAAGCACGGCAAGACCCTGGCCCAGGTGGTTATCCGCTGGCATATTCAGCATGGGTTCATCGTGTTCCCGAAGACGGTGAGCCGGGCGCGGATGGAGGAGAACTTCGCGGTTCTGGATTTCGAGCTCACGGCGGAGGAGATGGTGGCCATCGATAATCTGGAGCGTGGGGCCCGTGGTGGGTCGCACCCGAATGACATCAATTAG
- a CDS encoding solute carrier family 23 protein, which yields MAALGLQHVLAFYAGAVIVPLLIAQSLNLDAATTIHLINADLLTCGIATLIQSIGIGKHIGVRLPIVQGVTTTAVAPIIAIGLGVTDGEGGVASLPAIYGAVIVAGLFTFFAAPIFTRFLRFFPPVVTGSVLLVMGTSLLSVSANDFVNYADGVPAPRDLAYGFGTLFIIILAQRFLRGFLGTLAVLLGLVVGTGTALLLGDANLDEVGNADAFGITTPFYFGLPEFNVVAIFSMIIVMIITMVETTGDVFATGEIVRKRTRRYDITRALRADGLSTFIGGIMNSFPYTCFAQNVGLVRITGVKSRWVAASAAVFMIILGVLPKAGAIVASIPSPVLGGASLALFANVAWVGLQTIAKSDLRDSRNAVIVTSALGLAMLVTFRPDIAQAFPEWARIFVSSGMSVGAITAIILNLLFFHIGRQSGTNVATSGSGKKLTLDQVNGMEQDQFVDTLSPLFNSKTWPLEIAWESRPFSNVTELREAIQIAVLTAPIQAREDLIHDYPDMAQLLLADQDEAALISQDRGSIGLEELDDVDREKLTTVTNQYRERFSMPYVAYFDTTDTVDDVIAEGLRRLDNSDEQEHRQSLSEIIEIANDRFDIVLEDANPARTAFDRKFTDTDFMS from the coding sequence ATGGCAGCTCTGGGCCTGCAGCACGTGCTGGCGTTCTATGCCGGTGCGGTCATCGTGCCGCTGCTCATTGCACAGTCGCTCAACCTGGACGCGGCCACCACCATTCACCTCATCAACGCTGATCTGCTCACCTGCGGTATCGCAACGCTGATCCAGTCCATCGGCATCGGCAAGCACATCGGTGTCCGCCTCCCGATCGTCCAGGGCGTGACCACCACCGCGGTCGCCCCCATCATTGCGATCGGCCTCGGTGTCACCGACGGTGAAGGTGGTGTGGCCTCCCTGCCCGCCATCTACGGCGCCGTCATCGTGGCTGGTTTGTTCACCTTCTTCGCAGCACCCATCTTCACCCGCTTCCTGCGCTTCTTCCCACCGGTAGTCACCGGCTCGGTGTTGCTGGTCATGGGTACATCCCTGCTGTCGGTATCAGCCAATGACTTCGTCAACTACGCCGATGGCGTCCCCGCGCCCCGTGACCTCGCCTATGGCTTCGGCACCCTGTTCATCATCATCCTCGCGCAGCGTTTCCTCCGCGGGTTCCTGGGTACCCTGGCTGTGCTGCTCGGCCTTGTGGTCGGCACGGGTACGGCCTTGTTGCTTGGCGACGCCAACCTCGACGAGGTCGGCAACGCCGATGCCTTCGGAATCACCACCCCCTTCTACTTCGGTCTGCCTGAATTCAACGTGGTGGCGATCTTCTCCATGATCATCGTCATGATCATCACCATGGTGGAAACCACCGGCGATGTCTTCGCCACCGGTGAAATCGTGCGCAAGCGAACCCGCCGCTACGACATCACCCGCGCCCTGCGTGCCGATGGCCTCTCCACCTTCATCGGCGGCATCATGAACTCCTTCCCGTATACCTGCTTCGCGCAGAACGTCGGTCTGGTCCGTATCACCGGTGTGAAGTCCCGTTGGGTCGCCGCCTCCGCTGCGGTGTTCATGATCATCCTGGGTGTCCTGCCCAAGGCCGGTGCCATCGTGGCCTCCATTCCCTCCCCTGTCCTCGGCGGTGCGTCCCTGGCACTATTCGCCAATGTGGCCTGGGTGGGTCTGCAGACCATCGCCAAGTCCGACCTGCGTGACAGCCGCAACGCCGTCATCGTGACCTCTGCCCTGGGCCTGGCCATGCTGGTCACCTTCCGCCCCGACATCGCCCAGGCCTTCCCTGAATGGGCACGGATCTTTGTCTCCTCAGGCATGTCCGTCGGTGCGATCACCGCGATCATCCTCAACCTGTTGTTCTTCCACATCGGCCGCCAGTCAGGGACCAATGTGGCCACCTCCGGTTCCGGAAAGAAACTGACGCTGGACCAGGTCAACGGCATGGAACAGGACCAGTTCGTGGATACCCTCTCCCCACTGTTCAACAGCAAGACCTGGCCCCTGGAGATCGCGTGGGAGTCCCGCCCGTTCTCCAATGTCACCGAACTGCGTGAAGCCATCCAGATCGCTGTTCTCACCGCACCGATCCAGGCCCGTGAAGATCTGATCCACGACTATCCCGACATGGCCCAGCTCCTGCTCGCCGACCAGGACGAGGCCGCCCTGATCTCCCAGGACCGTGGTTCCATCGGTCTGGAGGAACTCGATGACGTGGACCGCGAGAAGCTCACCACCGTGACTAACCAGTACCGCGAACGCTTCTCCATGCCGTATGTGGCCTATTTCGACACCACCGACACCGTCGATGATGTGATCGCCGAAGGTCTGCGTCGCCTGGATAACTCCGATGAGCAGGAACACCGCCAATCACTCAGCGAGATCATCGAGATCGCCAACGACCGTTTCGATATCGTCCTCGAAGACGCCAACCCTGCCCGCACCGCCTTCGACCGGAAGTTCACCGACACCGATTTCATGAGCTAA